In the Maribacter sp. MJ134 genome, one interval contains:
- a CDS encoding sulfite exporter TauE/SafE family protein yields the protein MEISLTSWILATAAAFVIGLSKAGIKGIAVINVTFMALAFGAKESTGLVVPLLVLADIFAVIYYNRHTQWNYVFKVLPWMILGVLIGVYVGKDLPESLFKIGMAIIIIITVFMMYWWDRKKVKTVPKHWAFSSSIGIIAGITTMVGNLAGAFSNIYFLAMRLPKNHFIGTAAWLFLIINIVKLPFHIFVWDTISEETLVLNLKLLPGIFIGFFVGIRIIKLIKEAFFRKMILVLTALGALLILFQ from the coding sequence ATGGAAATTTCACTAACCTCATGGATTCTAGCAACAGCAGCGGCTTTTGTGATAGGACTATCCAAAGCGGGGATTAAGGGAATTGCAGTGATCAACGTTACTTTTATGGCCTTGGCCTTCGGGGCAAAGGAATCTACGGGATTGGTAGTGCCGCTACTTGTTTTGGCGGATATTTTTGCCGTCATCTACTACAACAGGCACACCCAATGGAACTATGTCTTTAAAGTATTGCCATGGATGATTTTGGGAGTTCTTATCGGAGTTTATGTGGGGAAGGACCTGCCCGAATCCTTGTTTAAAATTGGTATGGCCATCATCATCATCATTACCGTATTCATGATGTACTGGTGGGATAGGAAAAAGGTGAAAACCGTACCTAAACATTGGGCGTTTTCCAGTTCCATAGGAATCATCGCGGGGATTACCACTATGGTGGGCAATCTTGCCGGCGCATTTTCCAATATTTATTTTCTGGCCATGCGCCTGCCTAAAAATCACTTTATAGGCACGGCGGCTTGGTTGTTTCTAATCATCAATATTGTTAAACTCCCCTTTCATATTTTTGTTTGGGACACCATTTCGGAAGAAACATTAGTCTTGAACTTAAAGCTGTTACCAGGTATCTTTATCGGTTTTTTTGTAGGTATCCGTATTATAAAATTGATCAAGGAAGCCTTCTTCAGAAAAATGATTTTAGTGCTTACGGCGCTTGGTGCCCTATTGATTCTCTTTCAATAG
- a CDS encoding mobilome CxxCx(11)CxxC protein, which yields MVSNTEHVETQKEKYNKLRLECWNNALHSFALSYIFDKKAKKNSFNTNLLKVFGIVVPITVGATAMGYDLDSNTLKLIITLAIPLTIFQLIFSVFAVVYKWDDVLAYSYEASQDLSLLSDEFRKLGNLPPEDYSELDQKFEVLNTRFKSRSQQNTKYNISEKELRKGMRYGLREFQRKCIGCKEIPNSMKSSDCHVCGKF from the coding sequence ATGGTAAGTAATACTGAACATGTTGAAACACAAAAAGAAAAGTATAATAAGTTAAGACTGGAGTGTTGGAATAATGCTCTTCATTCATTTGCGCTGTCCTATATTTTTGATAAAAAAGCAAAAAAAAATAGTTTTAACACAAATCTTTTAAAAGTTTTTGGAATAGTGGTTCCAATAACAGTTGGAGCAACTGCAATGGGATATGATTTAGACTCGAACACATTAAAACTTATTATAACACTAGCTATCCCTCTAACAATTTTTCAACTTATTTTTTCTGTTTTTGCGGTTGTTTATAAATGGGATGATGTATTAGCTTATTCATATGAAGCTTCTCAAGACTTGTCTTTACTTTCTGATGAATTCAGAAAATTAGGGAATTTACCTCCAGAAGATTATTCCGAATTGGATCAAAAGTTTGAAGTTCTAAACACGAGGTTTAAGAGTAGAAGTCAACAAAATACTAAGTATAATATTTCAGAAAAGGAATTAAGAAAAGGCATGAGATATGGTCTAAGGGAATTTCAAAGAAAATGTATTGGTTGTAAAGAAATACCAAATTCTATGAAGTCTAGTGACTGTCATGTTTGCGGTAAATTTTAA
- a CDS encoding sodium:solute symporter family protein, whose product MELSTLDYSFIIVFFTVVLGIGIYVSKKSGKNSSEFFLSGRTMPWWLLGLSMVATTFSTDTPNLVTDLVRTTGVSGNWGWWCFLLTGMLTVFVYAKLWRKSDVKTDLEFYELRYGGKPASFLRKFRAVYLGVLFNVITMSAVTLAAIKIGGIMLGLEPWQTVVGAGLITVVFSALGGFKGVVYTDFLLFFVAMAGAIGAAIYLVNIPEVGGLQAIIDNDLVKSKMDILPDFSDKKALITILVIPLAVQWWSSWYPGGEPGGGGYIAQRMLAAKDENHAIGATFFFNIMHYALRPWPWILVALASLVVYPDIASISEAFPNVPADKLGHDLAYSAMLTKLPSGLLGVVLASLIAAYMSTISTQLNWGSSYLVFDFYKQQVNPDATEKQMVNFGRLSTVLLMVLSALLALAMQNAMGVFNLLLSFGAGTGLIFILRWFWWRINAWSEISAMFASGILSILIATTSLKELLFGAENGLLPDWSELPFIMVVTTIIWLIATFVTQPESDEVLRSFYRKIQPGGPGWSKVVSEAKADNVEVITTNEKWSVPSGIVAMLLGVALIYSLMFATGYWIYGRTTSAMVLSVVALVSGLLLIKAWGKMKNNIL is encoded by the coding sequence ATGGAATTAAGCACACTAGACTATAGTTTTATCATAGTCTTCTTCACCGTAGTATTAGGAATAGGAATTTATGTCTCTAAAAAGTCGGGGAAAAACTCATCGGAGTTTTTTCTTTCTGGCCGTACCATGCCTTGGTGGCTTTTGGGACTTTCCATGGTGGCTACTACATTTTCTACGGATACGCCCAATCTGGTAACCGATTTGGTACGGACTACAGGAGTCTCGGGAAACTGGGGCTGGTGGTGTTTTCTCCTCACGGGAATGTTAACGGTCTTCGTTTATGCCAAGCTCTGGCGTAAGTCCGATGTAAAGACCGATTTGGAATTTTACGAACTCCGCTACGGAGGAAAGCCGGCTAGTTTTTTAAGAAAGTTCAGGGCCGTTTATCTGGGCGTTCTGTTCAATGTTATTACTATGTCCGCCGTTACCTTGGCAGCTATAAAGATCGGGGGTATTATGCTTGGTCTGGAACCTTGGCAGACCGTTGTGGGAGCCGGTTTAATTACGGTGGTATTTAGCGCCCTAGGAGGGTTTAAAGGAGTGGTATATACCGATTTCTTATTGTTCTTTGTAGCCATGGCAGGAGCTATTGGCGCTGCAATTTATTTGGTGAATATCCCAGAGGTAGGAGGATTACAGGCAATAATCGATAACGATTTGGTAAAGTCTAAAATGGATATTCTACCGGATTTTAGTGATAAAAAAGCACTGATTACTATTTTGGTCATTCCGTTGGCCGTACAGTGGTGGAGCTCTTGGTACCCTGGCGGTGAGCCTGGCGGTGGTGGCTACATTGCACAACGAATGTTGGCTGCAAAAGATGAGAACCATGCTATAGGTGCCACATTCTTTTTTAATATTATGCACTACGCTTTACGGCCTTGGCCATGGATTTTGGTAGCCTTGGCCTCGTTGGTGGTGTATCCGGATATTGCGAGTATTTCGGAAGCATTCCCCAATGTGCCAGCAGATAAACTGGGGCATGATTTGGCCTATTCCGCCATGCTGACAAAATTACCAAGCGGACTTTTAGGCGTGGTGTTGGCCTCTTTGATCGCCGCCTATATGAGTACCATTTCCACCCAATTGAACTGGGGCTCTTCATATCTGGTTTTCGATTTCTACAAGCAACAGGTAAATCCCGATGCCACGGAGAAGCAGATGGTTAATTTTGGTAGGTTATCTACCGTATTGTTGATGGTCTTAAGTGCACTTTTGGCCTTGGCCATGCAAAATGCCATGGGCGTATTCAACCTATTGTTATCCTTCGGTGCCGGAACGGGTTTAATTTTTATATTACGTTGGTTCTGGTGGCGGATCAATGCTTGGAGTGAGATTTCTGCGATGTTCGCCTCCGGAATTTTATCCATCTTAATAGCGACGACTTCGTTAAAAGAGCTACTTTTTGGAGCGGAGAACGGACTGTTGCCCGACTGGAGCGAGCTTCCGTTCATTATGGTCGTGACCACCATAATTTGGTTAATTGCAACCTTCGTGACGCAACCGGAATCGGACGAGGTGCTCCGTAGTTTTTACAGGAAGATACAACCGGGCGGGCCAGGTTGGTCTAAAGTGGTCAGCGAGGCAAAGGCGGATAATGTTGAGGTAATTACCACCAATGAAAAATGGAGTGTTCCTTCGGGAATCGTGGCGATGCTATTAGGCGTAGCTCTTATTTATTCCTTGATGTTCGCTACAGGATATTGGATTTATGGAAGAACCACTTCTGCAATGGTATTGAGCGTTGTAGCTTTGGTATCGGGTCTTTTATTGATAAAGGCTTGGGGTAAAATGAAGAACAATATTCTATAA
- a CDS encoding endonuclease/exonuclease/phosphatase family protein, with product MLRKILVLITLLISIGSFSQQKDFSLISWNIKDFGKTKNSEELERIAEIVRVADVVAIQEVVAGYGGAQAVAKLADILNRKGAQWDYVVSDPTNSSKYVTERYAVVWKTTYLKIKNRGRLIMELDKAVDREPFTIDFYMRDKKWTLVNFHSRPYNKNPEAEIKALTTYITNTEPTPLILAGDFNVDEAKPVFDTFKTKGFNAAVSNQRTTLKKSCDGFEYRNHPIDNIFYSSHFTKTESGILDFVRVCDNLEKARKLSDHLPVYLRFELE from the coding sequence ATGTTACGAAAAATACTAGTTCTTATTACGCTTCTTATTTCAATTGGAAGTTTTTCACAGCAGAAAGATTTTAGTCTTATTTCTTGGAACATTAAAGATTTTGGGAAGACTAAGAACAGTGAAGAATTAGAGCGAATAGCTGAAATAGTTAGGGTCGCTGATGTTGTGGCCATTCAGGAAGTGGTTGCAGGTTATGGAGGTGCGCAGGCGGTCGCAAAATTAGCGGATATCCTAAATCGGAAAGGAGCGCAATGGGATTATGTGGTGAGCGATCCCACCAACAGTTCCAAATATGTTACCGAACGTTACGCGGTTGTCTGGAAAACCACATACCTAAAAATTAAGAATAGGGGTAGGTTGATTATGGAACTAGATAAGGCGGTGGACAGGGAACCTTTTACAATTGACTTCTATATGAGGGATAAAAAATGGACCCTTGTCAATTTTCACTCCAGACCCTATAACAAAAATCCTGAGGCAGAGATTAAGGCTTTAACCACGTACATTACGAATACGGAACCCACACCCCTAATACTGGCTGGTGATTTTAATGTTGATGAGGCCAAACCTGTGTTTGATACTTTTAAGACTAAAGGGTTTAACGCTGCGGTAAGCAACCAAAGAACGACACTTAAGAAATCCTGTGATGGTTTTGAATACCGCAATCACCCTATTGACAACATTTTTTATTCTTCCCATTTTACCAAAACCGAAAGTGGGATATTAGATTTTGTACGGGTCTGTGACAACCTTGAAAAAGCCAGAAAATTATCTGACCATTTACCGGTTTATTTGAGGTTTGAGTTGGAATAA
- a CDS encoding DUF6804 family protein: protein MKFLRINKKITVKLMQFVSICCALLLFIAVLPNPLKYYSVLRVIVSIGAILVILKNIANGYWVVLFGAILILFNPIVPIHFYTKVPWVPIDIASGILFLIEIILDRPKKAKPLLVEQEVKTYERDRII from the coding sequence ATGAAATTCTTAAGAATAAATAAAAAAATAACAGTAAAGCTTATGCAGTTTGTGTCCATTTGCTGTGCACTTCTATTGTTCATAGCTGTGTTGCCAAACCCATTAAAATATTATTCGGTATTACGTGTGATAGTATCTATTGGAGCCATTCTAGTTATTCTTAAGAATATCGCAAATGGGTATTGGGTAGTTCTTTTTGGAGCGATATTGATATTGTTTAACCCAATAGTTCCCATTCATTTTTACACGAAAGTACCATGGGTTCCAATAGACATTGCTTCAGGGATTCTTTTCCTAATTGAAATTATCCTTGACCGACCCAAAAAGGCAAAACCTTTGTTAGTTGAACAAGAGGTGAAAACATACGAACGTGATAGAATTATATAA
- the yidD gene encoding membrane protein insertion efficiency factor YidD, whose translation MSIVLLWLIKGYWLLIPPKKRNKCLFKKNCSHFVFDITKEDGLRQGLKALRYRYKHCRPGYYIINDKEGKLLISARNEVFKAKKIKNEILKNK comes from the coding sequence ATGAGCATAGTACTCTTATGGCTTATCAAGGGCTATTGGCTTTTAATTCCCCCTAAAAAAAGAAACAAATGCCTTTTTAAAAAAAACTGTTCTCACTTTGTGTTTGACATCACAAAAGAAGACGGACTGCGACAAGGCCTGAAAGCACTACGCTACCGATATAAACACTGCAGACCAGGCTACTATATTATAAATGATAAAGAAGGTAAACTATTGATTTCCGCTCGAAACGAAGTGTTTAAGGCAAAAAAAATCAAAAATGAAATTCTTAAGAATAAATAA
- a CDS encoding beta-carotene 15,15'-monooxygenase, which yields MGLKNLIQLKPKETILKVTDEQPSEDVRKRTYHEAGYRDSSRNMGNSQTLSICLEAIYAKFENEEKELLHKQDELKKPYSQEQLEKESEIKGFQVAIDNANEKIKQNEDKNHDIESAIKELKFEITDLPQNPHLYGVPAKKGASAKFWIGLIVLAPITVYLFMFYSSVVYSAMEKQFTYEDQRWYVPDAIFRAWEDGFQALATVVFAPFIFIGLGYLIHMFYQKKKLASYFKLTAIIIATLVFDILLAFFVEKKLWELNVSDENAKFGFAEAIESQEFWLIIFLGFIAYLIWGFIFDFVMEEHKEKDKIKNAIRKRNEQIIIHKEQIHDNKSKIDEVKTLIREIKEKISKAKGRINELQRIVDGTIIPTKEYKLYASEYLQGWLTFINEKLMISRSENDNLISECLTINKLHLEKVGVREDYHNTVFTKTL from the coding sequence ATGGGATTAAAGAATTTAATACAGTTAAAACCAAAAGAAACAATACTAAAGGTTACCGATGAACAACCATCAGAGGATGTGAGAAAGCGCACCTATCATGAAGCAGGTTATCGCGATAGCTCAAGAAATATGGGGAATTCACAAACACTTTCTATTTGCTTGGAAGCCATATACGCAAAATTTGAAAACGAGGAAAAAGAATTACTTCATAAGCAAGATGAACTTAAAAAACCATATTCCCAAGAACAGTTAGAAAAAGAATCGGAGATAAAGGGGTTTCAAGTAGCAATAGATAATGCAAACGAAAAAATAAAACAGAATGAAGATAAAAACCATGACATAGAGAGTGCCATTAAAGAATTAAAATTTGAAATTACCGACCTCCCTCAAAATCCACACTTATACGGAGTGCCGGCCAAAAAGGGTGCTTCTGCCAAATTTTGGATAGGATTGATAGTCTTAGCCCCAATTACGGTATACCTTTTTATGTTTTACTCATCGGTCGTCTATTCCGCAATGGAAAAACAGTTTACTTATGAAGATCAGCGCTGGTATGTACCCGATGCCATTTTTAGAGCCTGGGAAGATGGTTTTCAGGCCTTGGCGACGGTTGTCTTTGCTCCATTTATTTTTATAGGCCTAGGCTATTTAATCCACATGTTCTACCAAAAGAAAAAATTAGCTTCCTATTTTAAACTAACCGCAATTATTATAGCGACTTTAGTTTTTGATATACTACTCGCATTTTTTGTTGAAAAGAAACTATGGGAGCTTAATGTAAGTGATGAAAATGCAAAATTCGGTTTCGCTGAGGCAATAGAGAGTCAAGAATTTTGGCTCATAATTTTTCTAGGGTTTATTGCCTATTTGATATGGGGTTTCATTTTTGATTTCGTAATGGAAGAACATAAAGAAAAAGATAAGATTAAAAATGCTATTCGTAAACGGAACGAGCAAATCATAATTCACAAAGAACAAATTCATGATAATAAGTCTAAAATTGATGAAGTCAAAACTTTGATACGTGAGATTAAAGAAAAAATATCAAAAGCAAAGGGTAGGATTAATGAACTTCAACGTATTGTTGACGGCACCATAATCCCTACAAAAGAATACAAATTATATGCTTCAGAATATTTACAAGGCTGGCTAACCTTCATTAATGAGAAACTTATGATTTCGAGGTCTGAAAATGACAATTTAATTTCAGAATGTTTGACTATAAATAAACTTCATCTGGAGAAAGTAGGAGTTCGAGAAGATTACCATAATACCGTATTCACTAAAACCCTTTGA
- a CDS encoding DUF2237 family protein — MEEKPKNVLGTDLCSCCFEPKTGFYRDGFCKTGAEDYGTHVVCAVITDAFLSFTKSKGNDLSTPIPQWSFPGLKAGDKWCLCIMRWLEAEKAGKAPKIVLEATHEKALEYTSIAVLKQYQA; from the coding sequence ATGGAAGAAAAACCCAAAAACGTCTTAGGAACGGACTTATGTTCTTGTTGCTTTGAACCCAAAACAGGCTTTTATAGAGATGGTTTCTGTAAAACGGGAGCCGAGGATTATGGTACCCATGTGGTCTGTGCGGTTATCACGGATGCGTTCCTATCCTTTACAAAATCGAAAGGAAACGATTTATCCACTCCTATACCCCAATGGTCTTTCCCGGGATTAAAGGCCGGGGATAAGTGGTGTCTCTGTATTATGCGCTGGTTGGAAGCAGAAAAAGCGGGGAAGGCACCAAAAATTGTTTTGGAAGCAACCCATGAAAAAGCCCTAGAGTATACATCGATAGCTGTCTTAAAGCAATATCAAGCCTAA
- a CDS encoding acyltransferase family protein: MKDRILSVDIFRGATIILMVLVNTPGTWSNVYAPFLHAKWHGYTPTDLVFPFFLFIVGTSIVFSYKNKKIDGGVYKKITIRTLKLIGLGLFLGAFLISFPFIKDWADIRFPGVLQRIGVVFFFAAILFINCNWKTLIGITVAMLIGYWLLMTLVPVNGIESTLDRAPNNLANWLDVKVFGTHNYKADYDPEGLLSTIPSIASALLGIFTGLILTSKQEKKATLLMGIGGSLLIIGHLWDIIFPINKALWTSSFVLVTAGWANLVLALIYYLTDIKKLKFGSIFRYAGANAIVVYFLSSFIAKIMGQIKVGDTSLHGWLFQNIYVHDFISMEFSSLLYGLSVVAFYCFLAYFLYRKKIFIKV, from the coding sequence ATGAAAGATAGAATCCTTTCCGTTGATATTTTTAGAGGCGCCACGATTATCTTAATGGTGCTGGTGAATACGCCGGGCACCTGGTCTAATGTGTATGCGCCTTTCTTACATGCAAAATGGCATGGTTACACCCCAACGGACTTGGTTTTTCCGTTCTTTTTGTTCATCGTAGGAACGTCCATCGTGTTCTCGTACAAGAACAAGAAAATTGATGGAGGAGTCTATAAGAAAATTACTATTAGGACATTGAAACTTATCGGTTTGGGTCTTTTTCTGGGTGCTTTTCTAATAAGCTTTCCTTTTATAAAGGATTGGGCGGACATTCGCTTTCCCGGGGTTTTGCAACGTATCGGCGTCGTTTTCTTTTTCGCGGCCATACTCTTTATAAATTGTAACTGGAAAACCCTGATCGGAATAACCGTGGCAATGCTTATTGGGTATTGGTTGTTGATGACCTTGGTGCCTGTGAACGGAATTGAATCTACGCTGGATAGGGCACCTAATAATTTGGCCAATTGGTTGGATGTAAAAGTGTTTGGAACACATAATTACAAGGCAGATTATGATCCAGAAGGATTATTGAGTACCATACCTTCTATTGCCAGTGCATTACTGGGAATTTTCACCGGCCTAATACTCACTTCCAAACAAGAGAAAAAAGCAACGCTTTTAATGGGAATAGGCGGTAGCTTGCTCATTATCGGACATCTCTGGGATATCATATTCCCTATCAATAAAGCCTTATGGACCAGCAGTTTTGTGCTGGTTACCGCTGGATGGGCCAATTTGGTACTGGCTTTAATTTATTACCTGACGGATATAAAAAAGCTAAAGTTCGGGAGCATATTCAGATATGCGGGAGCCAATGCCATTGTAGTGTATTTTCTATCGAGTTTTATCGCTAAAATCATGGGTCAGATAAAAGTGGGCGATACGTCATTGCACGGCTGGCTTTTTCAAAATATATATGTACACGATTTCATATCGATGGAATTTTCTTCGCTCCTATACGGATTATCGGTCGTTGCTTTTTACTGCTTTCTGGCATATTTCTTGTACCGGAAGAAGATATTCATAAAGGTATGA
- a CDS encoding DUF4236 domain-containing protein, whose product MAFRFNKRIKFGKGLGINISKSGIAPSFRTKKGSLSSKGYSVKTGIPGLSYRKIFSKAKNSGCLVVLFSLLLISIPISCESIESGKVEEIDSQECRDTNCANYTSQSAAQNAYDADPECRNDLDADNDGIACEEPGNSVKNCATTSNCGCSNKNKSPCQADPCCRWVVGEGCECG is encoded by the coding sequence ATGGCGTTTAGATTTAATAAAAGAATTAAGTTCGGTAAAGGATTGGGGATTAATATTAGTAAATCTGGTATTGCGCCTAGCTTTAGAACAAAAAAAGGAAGTCTTAGCTCTAAAGGATATTCTGTAAAAACGGGTATTCCTGGCTTGAGCTATCGGAAGATTTTTTCAAAAGCTAAGAATAGTGGGTGTTTAGTTGTTTTATTTTCGCTTTTGTTAATTAGTATCCCCATTTCCTGTGAAAGTATAGAAAGTGGAAAAGTGGAAGAAATTGACTCACAAGAGTGTAGGGATACGAATTGTGCCAATTACACCTCCCAAAGTGCTGCCCAAAATGCCTACGATGCTGACCCTGAATGTAGAAATGATTTGGATGCCGACAATGACGGAATTGCATGTGAAGAGCCAGGTAATAGTGTAAAAAACTGTGCTACAACTTCAAATTGCGGCTGCTCAAACAAAAATAAATCACCTTGCCAAGCAGACCCTTGTTGCAGATGGGTAGTTGGTGAGGGCTGCGAGTGTGGCTAG
- a CDS encoding response regulator transcription factor — protein MFKKIILAEDFQGENQGIAEALREKLAIEDLQNELYCDKAFTRLKVALKNNAPYELLITDLFFEEDHVPRKLTSGSELIKAARALQPNLKIIVHSMENNPLHINTLFKEQKINGYVSKGRKGMLELINAIKEVYHNRTYVSPQLNLTAASNIVELDDFDRAILKELAKGLTKKEVSDKFKKENRTPNSESTIDKRISRLYDEFEAKNTTNLLFKLAKEGRI, from the coding sequence ATGTTCAAAAAAATAATCTTAGCAGAGGATTTTCAAGGAGAAAACCAAGGTATCGCCGAAGCCTTGCGTGAAAAATTAGCTATTGAAGATTTACAAAACGAGTTGTACTGCGATAAAGCGTTTACCCGTTTAAAAGTAGCTCTAAAAAATAACGCTCCCTATGAATTGTTGATTACAGATCTGTTTTTTGAAGAAGACCATGTGCCGAGAAAATTAACTTCTGGCAGCGAGCTTATTAAAGCAGCAAGAGCATTGCAGCCCAACTTAAAGATTATTGTCCACTCCATGGAAAACAATCCCCTGCACATTAACACACTCTTTAAGGAGCAGAAAATTAATGGTTATGTAAGCAAGGGACGTAAAGGAATGCTAGAACTGATCAACGCTATCAAAGAAGTGTACCATAACAGAACCTATGTCTCCCCGCAACTTAATTTAACCGCTGCGAGTAATATTGTGGAGCTAGACGATTTTGACCGGGCCATCTTAAAGGAACTCGCTAAGGGCCTTACCAAAAAAGAAGTCTCCGATAAATTTAAAAAGGAAAATAGGACCCCTAATAGTGAAAGCACCATCGATAAGAGAATAAGCAGGCTTTATGATGAGTTCGAAGCCAAGAATACCACCAATCTCCTATTTAAACTGGCAAAGGAAGGTAGGATTTAA
- a CDS encoding type I restriction endonuclease, whose protein sequence is MQLQPQLKALAEKIVKLKDKIDTEESTKHAFVLPFINLLGYDTFNPTEVVPEFTADIGLKKGEKVDYAIFQNGQPIIIIECKNWKQKLDAHNSQLFRYFHSTKTRFALLTNGIQYRFYTDLDATNKMDEKPFLEFDMTHLKENTVHEITKFHKSNFDIEKIVDNASALKYTKEIKKQIAEQLQHPTPDFVKLFAGNVYSGRLTEKVMGEFTDLVSKAFTQTISDKVNDRLNSALNKEAEQQQEEAQEPEEVNKIETTEEELEGFRIIVAILRRKLAVNRIVHRDTQSYFGILLDDNNRKPLCRLHLNASTKYLGIINQYKEETRHPIDSIDSIYEFEEQILKTVDYY, encoded by the coding sequence ATGCAACTCCAACCACAATTAAAAGCCCTGGCCGAAAAAATCGTAAAGCTTAAAGACAAGATAGATACCGAAGAATCTACCAAACATGCCTTTGTGCTACCGTTTATAAATCTGTTGGGTTACGATACATTTAACCCTACCGAAGTAGTACCTGAGTTTACGGCCGATATTGGCCTTAAAAAAGGCGAAAAGGTAGATTATGCCATTTTCCAGAACGGCCAGCCCATTATCATCATCGAATGTAAAAATTGGAAACAAAAGCTCGATGCCCATAACTCGCAATTGTTCCGTTATTTTCATTCCACTAAAACCCGATTTGCCTTATTGACCAACGGCATACAATACCGCTTCTATACAGATTTGGACGCTACCAATAAAATGGACGAAAAACCTTTTTTGGAGTTTGACATGACCCACTTAAAAGAAAATACGGTACATGAAATCACCAAATTCCACAAATCCAATTTTGATATTGAAAAGATAGTGGACAATGCCAGTGCTCTAAAATATACTAAAGAAATTAAAAAGCAGATAGCGGAACAATTACAACATCCAACACCGGATTTTGTGAAATTGTTCGCAGGTAATGTGTATTCAGGCCGTCTTACCGAAAAGGTGATGGGGGAATTTACCGATTTGGTGAGTAAGGCCTTTACACAGACCATTAGTGACAAGGTAAACGACCGTTTAAACTCGGCCTTGAACAAGGAGGCGGAACAACAACAAGAAGAGGCGCAAGAACCTGAGGAAGTAAATAAAATTGAAACTACCGAAGAAGAACTGGAAGGTTTCCGAATCATTGTGGCCATTTTAAGAAGAAAACTAGCGGTTAACCGCATTGTTCACAGAGATACACAATCGTATTTCGGAATTCTTTTGGACGATAACAACCGTAAACCTCTTTGTCGATTGCATTTGAATGCAAGTACTAAATACCTCGGTATCATTAACCAGTACAAAGAAGAAACAAGACATCCTATTGATTCCATAGACTCCATATATGAGTTCGAAGAACAAATATTAAAAACGGTTGATTATTATTGA
- a CDS encoding DUF2188 domain-containing protein, with protein sequence MANYHISKDKNKNKWRIQKEGGEKVSGYAETQKEAEKRAKELSANSGGGEVRIHGLNGKIRDSDTVFPGNDPKSSKDTKH encoded by the coding sequence ATGGCTAATTATCATATTTCAAAAGATAAGAATAAAAACAAATGGAGAATTCAAAAAGAAGGCGGTGAAAAAGTAAGTGGCTATGCTGAAACTCAAAAGGAGGCTGAGAAAAGAGCAAAAGAATTGTCAGCTAATTCCGGCGGAGGAGAAGTCCGAATTCATGGTCTAAACGGTAAAATTCGTGATTCCGATACAGTATTCCCAGGTAACGACCCAAAATCTTCAAAAGATACGAAGCATTAA